The proteins below come from a single Treponema phagedenis genomic window:
- a CDS encoding VWA domain-containing protein: MRQIRKLLSICVLFGVLFLPLTAQSRMVNQSADIVVVMDTSGTVLQYHDIINNRVLKEINDKFVRKGDTFHVLSFNAKPRYEVSQIINSEADMSRIVSRFMLLYQLGLNSDFLSALDYAKQYVNSLPQKKEKLLIIISDGIFNPPETSPYKNYNAEQIKTALAKNAAAIRQTGWKVYYVKLPFPSGVAIKDLDGNLYTGTMDNNGNITYPDGTKGKIKIDPSVTKKGETSGSQSIGGETGQQGKGSAAEQSGFSAGKTGQNQRAPSMSGGIDTDSGTELGQSSGTHFWGGTGTESSGSSDTLSKTQSLGNIGSNSARQSSGDSGYGSETQPFNDTHASPDTQSSGEGGLNSESGLNLDSGSEGISQSNSESSSDSQAAEGVETATDVSGEFTKAAGINPSKVNADGSVEFDDTQKALPQVIFPSTINATGKSFSLPLTIKNSASESVQLQLNAVIFDNGFDSEKILVKGKSVTIKVGEEVQIAPKIQLPKGYAKQGAYQINLRLEFAEGKRVHPQTASVNLQVLPSALEGLFGEHAILYLILLILLVLILLFLLIYFITRRTSHPVSRAISTAGKQSTEQEEKAHAVETMNSFTKEEKYYPHQLDEKPDTKTSLNSFGQSSFATATESRTAFTADTSRIASQQTADSQNRFAVLNSAGANFAQNRGNFAPANHSEKIEIKHNQSGMTEIFVFNQTRAIGKRNIHVMRPGSRLSVGGGKSDDFLIFLVPFPSKLAQVRYDGRDYHLAILKPQYFPYETSNMIHNCIGKSITAVSDMGYHVLFTFRQYEDPIVKLNKILKSIEYK; encoded by the coding sequence ATGCGGCAAATAAGAAAATTGCTGTCAATCTGTGTTTTATTCGGGGTGCTATTTTTACCGCTGACCGCACAGAGCCGTATGGTTAATCAGTCTGCTGATATAGTAGTCGTGATGGATACATCCGGAACGGTTTTGCAATATCATGATATCATCAATAACCGGGTATTAAAAGAGATAAATGATAAGTTTGTCAGAAAAGGCGATACTTTTCACGTTCTTTCTTTTAATGCAAAACCGCGATATGAGGTATCACAAATTATTAACTCTGAAGCTGATATGTCAAGGATTGTATCCCGATTTATGCTTTTATATCAGCTCGGCTTAAATTCCGATTTTCTTTCCGCCTTGGATTATGCAAAACAATATGTGAATTCTCTTCCGCAAAAAAAAGAAAAACTATTGATTATTATCTCCGACGGAATTTTTAATCCGCCGGAGACAAGTCCGTATAAAAACTATAATGCAGAACAAATTAAAACAGCCCTTGCAAAAAACGCTGCGGCAATTCGACAAACCGGTTGGAAGGTTTACTATGTAAAACTTCCCTTTCCGTCGGGGGTTGCCATTAAGGATTTGGATGGGAATCTCTATACCGGTACAATGGATAATAATGGAAACATAACGTATCCCGATGGAACAAAAGGAAAAATAAAAATTGATCCGTCCGTAACAAAAAAGGGCGAAACATCAGGCTCTCAATCAATCGGAGGGGAGACCGGTCAACAAGGAAAAGGATCTGCCGCCGAACAATCCGGCTTTTCAGCAGGAAAAACAGGGCAAAATCAGAGAGCTCCCTCCATGTCTGGCGGTATTGATACCGATTCCGGTACCGAGTTGGGACAAAGTTCGGGTACTCATTTTTGGGGGGGAACCGGCACAGAATCTTCCGGAAGCAGCGACACTCTTTCAAAGACTCAATCTTTGGGAAATATCGGCAGTAACTCCGCACGACAATCATCCGGAGATAGTGGTTACGGTTCGGAAACTCAACCTTTTAACGACACGCACGCTAGTCCTGACACTCAGTCTTCCGGAGAGGGCGGACTTAATTCAGAGTCCGGTTTGAATCTCGATTCGGGTTCTGAAGGAATTTCGCAGAGCAATTCAGAAAGCTCTTCCGACTCTCAAGCCGCGGAAGGAGTTGAAACCGCTACCGATGTTTCCGGCGAATTTACAAAAGCGGCAGGAATTAATCCGAGTAAGGTGAACGCAGACGGTAGTGTTGAGTTTGATGATACACAAAAAGCGCTTCCGCAAGTTATTTTTCCTAGCACAATTAACGCAACAGGGAAAAGCTTTAGCTTGCCTTTAACAATTAAAAACAGCGCTTCCGAATCGGTTCAGCTGCAATTAAATGCTGTTATATTTGATAATGGTTTTGATTCTGAAAAGATTTTAGTAAAAGGAAAAAGCGTTACGATAAAAGTCGGTGAAGAAGTTCAGATTGCTCCTAAAATACAGCTTCCAAAAGGATACGCAAAGCAAGGAGCATATCAAATAAATCTCAGACTTGAATTTGCTGAAGGAAAGCGAGTGCATCCGCAAACCGCTTCGGTAAACTTGCAGGTTCTTCCCTCTGCGCTTGAAGGATTATTCGGTGAACATGCAATCCTGTACCTCATTTTGCTTATTTTACTTGTACTTATTTTACTTTTCTTACTCATATATTTTATTACTCGCAGAACTTCGCATCCGGTATCACGAGCAATCAGTACAGCAGGCAAGCAAAGTACTGAACAAGAAGAAAAAGCTCATGCAGTTGAAACAATGAATAGCTTCACTAAGGAGGAAAAGTATTATCCGCATCAGCTTGACGAAAAACCTGACACAAAAACTTCTCTTAATAGCTTTGGACAATCCAGTTTTGCAACCGCAACGGAATCTCGTACGGCTTTTACCGCTGATACAAGTAGAATTGCTTCACAGCAAACTGCGGATTCACAAAATCGTTTTGCAGTTTTAAATTCTGCAGGAGCAAATTTCGCGCAAAATCGAGGGAATTTTGCTCCGGCAAATCACTCGGAAAAAATCGAGATTAAGCATAACCAATCAGGCATGACTGAAATTTTTGTCTTTAATCAGACAAGGGCAATCGGAAAACGAAATATTCACGTTATGCGGCCCGGTTCACGCTTGAGCGTTGGCGGCGGAAAAAGCGATGACTTTTTAATTTTCCTTGTTCCTTTCCCCTCAAAACTTGCGCAGGTGCGGTATGATGGGAGAGATTATCATCTTGCAATCCTAAAGCCTCAGTACTTTCCATACGAAACCTCAAACATGATACATAATTGTATAGGGAAAAGTATCACGGCTGTTTCCGATATGGGATATCATGTGTTGTTTACTTTCAGACAGTACGAAGATCCAATTGTTAAGCTGAATAAGATTTTAAAATCAATTGAATATAAGTGA
- a CDS encoding L-2-amino-thiazoline-4-carboxylic acid hydrolase codes for MNVNEQNNKNFASTNFLQYNLACKFLWSYVGKKSVKELAKKRNLDEKELAGKVKSTFLEILARTPSIGKSKYLFNLNFGCLLFAFPKVLPDISGEEFKMIVYMIFRNKTLAKLAKKKMKIFTEKRAQEGEYNSGYAFDWIAKTDGSQYPKEIYTTFTACSLYNLAKQEDAVEWLPYLCGTDYFICDGSEADLIRTKTLATGDECCNFRFINTKYHSAAEIMEKEGIRKEELK; via the coding sequence ATGAACGTCAATGAACAAAACAATAAAAACTTTGCAAGCACAAACTTTTTGCAATATAATTTAGCATGCAAATTTTTGTGGAGCTATGTCGGCAAAAAATCCGTAAAGGAGCTTGCAAAAAAAAGAAACTTGGATGAAAAAGAATTAGCCGGCAAAGTTAAATCAACCTTTCTCGAAATTTTAGCAAGGACGCCGTCAATCGGAAAAAGCAAGTATTTGTTTAACCTTAATTTCGGCTGCTTGCTTTTTGCTTTTCCAAAAGTGCTTCCCGATATCAGCGGCGAAGAATTTAAAATGATTGTTTATATGATTTTCAGAAATAAAACCTTAGCCAAATTAGCTAAAAAGAAAATGAAAATCTTTACCGAAAAACGAGCTCAAGAAGGCGAGTACAATAGCGGTTATGCTTTTGACTGGATTGCCAAAACCGACGGCTCTCAATATCCCAAAGAGATTTACACAACATTCACTGCCTGCAGTTTATACAACTTGGCAAAGCAGGAAGACGCAGTAGAATGGCTGCCGTACTTATGCGGCACCGATTACTTCATCTGCGATGGAAGCGAAGCCGATCTCATCCGCACCAAAACCTTAGCAACAGGCGACGAGTGTTGCAACTTCCGCTTTATTAACACCAAATACCACAGCG
- a CDS encoding helix-hairpin-helix domain-containing protein, with amino-acid sequence MELTNEFIESLSVNEVDIMKRIAEELSITVNQVSAVISLVAEGCTIPFISRYRKEKHGSLDEVQVRDCDKLFKSYTNLETRRLEIVRGIFAAGKLTESLYENIMKAVTLAELEDIWLPFKKKKKTRGMLAAERGLQPLADLMKELDDEALEKKAEEFIKTGCDPEELNVPTAADALAGASDIIAEEIAQDSQNRADVRDFFMKTGRFEVKGVGDEEAAKVSVYQMYWDYAEPLNEIKPHRVLAINRGEREGVLEVKIVVDIDEAIDLLQAHFTFHNKYHKEAIADGLVRLLAPAVLREIRSDLAENADDHGINIFSENLKHLLMTQPIKGTRTLGVDPGIRTGTKCAALDATGKYLGSFVIYQHKAEEAKSALQKAIKEYDVQLIAVGNGTGSHEVQEIVADVIKTHYPDVLFTVVDEDGASVYSAGDVAREEFPDLDLTIRGAISIGRRLQDPLAELVKIDPKSIGVGLYQHDLNQKKLSEQLDEVVSSVVNNVGVNLNTASASLLKYVSGITSSLAKKIVSYRESDGVFTDREQLKKVSGMGPKTFEQCAGFLKIPESTNPLDNSWVHPENYAAGKIIYEMLHKNAEVSSELRGKIKTDYNIGEQTINDIIEELKKPNRDPREDCPKPIMQQGVLTFEDLKTGMTVKGKIKNVVDFGAFVDLGIKETALLHISEMSDSFISDPLEAVKVGDIVECKIIALDEDRRRISLSRKSGAGQAKLTAKQKAEVKKITVKTKDGKTIVVKSTSGKPSIQGEKQLDLRGERKPAHRGERSLSERRSGKDDDGTKYNPFAQLLKNK; translated from the coding sequence ATGGAATTAACAAATGAATTTATCGAAAGCCTCTCCGTGAATGAGGTTGATATTATGAAACGCATAGCTGAGGAATTGAGCATTACGGTGAATCAGGTTTCCGCCGTAATTTCTTTGGTTGCCGAAGGCTGTACCATTCCGTTTATTTCCCGCTATCGTAAAGAAAAGCACGGTTCCCTTGACGAAGTGCAGGTGCGCGACTGTGATAAGCTGTTTAAATCGTATACCAATTTGGAGACGCGCAGACTTGAGATTGTGCGCGGTATTTTTGCAGCGGGGAAACTTACCGAGTCACTGTACGAAAATATTATGAAGGCGGTAACGCTTGCCGAACTTGAAGATATTTGGCTGCCGTTTAAAAAGAAGAAGAAAACACGCGGTATGCTTGCGGCGGAGCGAGGTTTGCAGCCGCTTGCCGATTTGATGAAAGAGCTTGACGATGAAGCGTTGGAAAAAAAGGCTGAAGAATTTATAAAGACCGGTTGCGATCCCGAAGAACTGAATGTGCCGACGGCTGCCGATGCGCTTGCGGGGGCATCCGATATTATTGCCGAAGAAATTGCGCAGGATTCACAAAACCGTGCCGATGTTCGGGACTTTTTTATGAAAACCGGCCGCTTTGAGGTAAAAGGAGTCGGTGATGAAGAGGCTGCGAAGGTTTCGGTGTATCAAATGTATTGGGATTATGCTGAGCCGCTGAATGAGATTAAGCCGCACCGCGTGCTTGCCATAAACCGAGGTGAGCGTGAGGGCGTGCTTGAGGTAAAAATTGTCGTTGATATTGACGAAGCAATTGACCTTTTACAGGCTCATTTTACTTTCCATAATAAATATCACAAAGAGGCGATTGCGGACGGGCTGGTACGCCTGTTGGCACCGGCGGTGCTTCGCGAAATCCGTAGCGATTTAGCCGAAAATGCGGACGACCACGGCATTAATATTTTCAGCGAAAACTTAAAGCACTTACTTATGACGCAGCCGATCAAAGGAACGCGGACGCTCGGCGTTGACCCCGGTATACGCACCGGAACAAAATGCGCAGCCCTTGATGCAACCGGCAAGTATCTCGGCTCTTTTGTGATTTATCAACATAAGGCTGAGGAAGCAAAGAGCGCGCTGCAAAAGGCGATAAAAGAGTACGATGTGCAGCTTATTGCGGTGGGCAACGGTACCGGCTCTCATGAAGTGCAGGAAATTGTTGCCGATGTGATTAAGACGCATTATCCCGATGTTTTGTTTACTGTGGTAGACGAGGACGGGGCTTCCGTTTATTCTGCGGGAGATGTTGCCCGCGAAGAATTCCCCGATTTGGATTTAACCATTCGCGGTGCGATTTCAATCGGGCGACGGTTGCAAGACCCGCTTGCTGAGTTGGTAAAAATCGATCCGAAGTCAATCGGCGTCGGTTTGTATCAGCATGATTTAAACCAGAAAAAACTTTCGGAACAGCTGGACGAAGTTGTAAGCTCCGTCGTAAATAACGTTGGTGTGAATTTGAATACCGCAAGTGCCTCGCTCTTAAAATACGTTTCGGGAATTACTTCGAGTTTGGCAAAAAAGATTGTGTCTTATCGGGAAAGCGACGGTGTTTTTACAGACAGAGAACAGCTTAAAAAGGTGTCCGGCATGGGGCCAAAAACATTTGAGCAATGCGCCGGCTTTTTGAAAATCCCTGAAAGCACGAACCCGCTGGACAACTCGTGGGTGCATCCCGAAAACTATGCGGCAGGCAAAATCATTTACGAAATGCTGCATAAAAATGCCGAGGTTTCTTCCGAGCTGCGGGGAAAAATTAAAACGGATTACAACATAGGCGAGCAAACAATTAATGATATTATCGAAGAGTTAAAAAAGCCGAACAGAGATCCGAGAGAGGATTGCCCGAAGCCGATTATGCAGCAGGGCGTACTCACCTTTGAAGATCTTAAAACCGGCATGACGGTGAAAGGCAAGATAAAAAATGTGGTTGATTTCGGTGCCTTTGTGGATCTTGGCATTAAGGAAACCGCACTTTTGCATATTTCCGAGATGAGCGACTCTTTTATTTCCGATCCGCTTGAAGCGGTTAAGGTTGGCGATATTGTAGAATGCAAAATCATTGCCCTTGACGAAGACCGCCGTCGAATTAGTTTAAGCAGAAAAAGCGGAGCGGGACAGGCAAAGTTGACCGCAAAGCAAAAGGCTGAAGTGAAAAAGATTACTGTAAAAACAAAGGACGGCAAAACTATTGTCGTAAAATCAACTTCGGGTAAGCCAAGTATCCAAGGCGAAAAGCAGCTTGATCTGCGCGGCGAGCGAAAGCCCGCACATCGAGGAGAGCGGAGTCTTTCTGAAAGACGTTCCGGAAAAGACGACGACGGCACAAAATACAATCCGTTTGCACAGTTGTTAAAAAATAAATAA
- the greA gene encoding transcription elongation factor GreA, producing the protein MSERIEKTVREMLNEEKWTRAALSAYSTDKFKELDKIIAEAKKESYLDGLKQLCDEHLSHTKNSIIALYIASIISLSKQLLDDSTLVTLINIFIDNHKTQIVTHLCNRVLDYGDSKLALRTLAEIYKAAGNEEIYDIWERLIKIDYDETEIPRLLAEKYEQDGDLEKAIEYYKKSLYRLIVQKQGTAIKEVWSKLVELIPEDIDFFYREQKKISEKIGEGRGGLLMQEVYVYYKKNEDWQTCIDILKLILEYNEKDTWARKEIIDCFKQRYADHSQLEEYLKISNISQSWRNIFEAIADFEKHISFDEGNYVFHRTWGVGRIAKVDNDDLLIDFVKKRGHTMGLKMAITALQTLDKDHIWVLKSTMKRDELAAKVKKNPEWALKVIIRSFDNNCDLKRVKQEIVPSLLTPGEWTSWNTKARKILKESTDFAANPSNIDFYTVRSRPVSIEEKLANEFKAQRNFFARIEILNTFMDNGDTDSDTFRDMFTYFNNFLKAFNQVDEQVISAYLVVTKVATAFAHLQVDKVYNFAGLYEQISDPSAVYAGIKDKALKAEFLQKIKNLIPDWSDEYIKLFPVILSLDILNTLIEEGFEEKVKKLVEECFENYSDNREAVIWLFKNIGNEAWFQELNIDYARQIIVLIHILDITYREIANKRNTTENRRINKQVLGVLFGKDALLENFILDCDEDTVTRFYTFINDIVDLDPKLKMQLRNKILEKYKDFKFFDTEEKTVTARGLIVTAKMLEAKKKELQEIIDIKIPENSKEIGKALELGDLRENAEYKAAREEQTRLNNMVTRLQEEIERAQVFDPTATTIGKVSFGTIVELKNHTSGENEVYTILGPWESNPEGGVISYMSPLGTNLLNHKKGEKLSFTISEDEKIYEILNISAAEI; encoded by the coding sequence ATGTCTGAGCGAATAGAAAAAACCGTTCGAGAAATGCTCAATGAAGAAAAATGGACAAGGGCGGCTCTGAGTGCGTATTCAACCGATAAATTTAAAGAGCTTGATAAAATTATTGCGGAAGCAAAAAAAGAATCATATCTTGACGGTTTAAAGCAACTTTGTGATGAACACCTTTCTCACACAAAAAACAGCATTATTGCTTTATACATAGCTAGCATTATTTCATTATCAAAACAGTTGCTTGATGATTCTACGCTTGTTACGCTTATCAATATTTTTATTGACAATCATAAAACGCAAATTGTTACACACCTTTGTAATAGAGTGCTTGATTACGGCGACTCCAAGCTTGCGTTAAGAACTTTAGCAGAGATTTACAAAGCCGCGGGGAATGAAGAGATATATGATATCTGGGAGCGGCTCATCAAAATTGATTATGATGAAACGGAAATACCGAGACTTTTAGCTGAAAAATATGAGCAAGATGGCGACTTGGAAAAAGCAATCGAATATTATAAAAAGTCCCTCTATAGGCTTATTGTACAAAAACAGGGAACCGCAATCAAAGAAGTTTGGTCTAAGCTGGTAGAGCTTATCCCTGAAGATATTGATTTCTTCTACCGTGAACAAAAGAAAATATCCGAAAAAATCGGAGAAGGACGCGGCGGACTTTTAATGCAGGAAGTCTATGTGTATTATAAGAAAAATGAAGATTGGCAAACCTGTATTGATATTTTAAAACTCATTCTTGAATATAATGAAAAAGATACTTGGGCGCGTAAGGAAATTATCGACTGTTTTAAGCAGCGGTATGCAGACCACAGCCAGCTTGAAGAATATCTGAAAATTTCAAATATTAGCCAATCATGGCGCAATATTTTTGAAGCCATCGCCGACTTTGAAAAGCATATCTCCTTTGATGAGGGCAATTATGTTTTTCATCGAACTTGGGGCGTCGGAAGAATTGCAAAAGTAGATAATGACGACCTGCTTATCGATTTTGTAAAAAAGCGCGGACATACGATGGGATTAAAAATGGCGATTACCGCATTACAAACCCTCGATAAAGATCATATTTGGGTGCTTAAATCAACAATGAAACGGGATGAGCTTGCCGCAAAGGTGAAAAAAAATCCCGAATGGGCATTAAAAGTTATTATCCGCAGTTTTGATAATAATTGCGATCTTAAACGAGTAAAGCAGGAGATTGTTCCGTCCTTACTAACGCCAGGGGAATGGACAAGCTGGAATACAAAGGCACGGAAAATTTTAAAAGAGAGTACGGATTTTGCCGCAAATCCGTCAAACATTGATTTTTATACGGTGCGTAGCAGACCGGTGTCTATTGAAGAAAAACTTGCAAACGAATTTAAAGCACAAAGAAACTTTTTCGCGCGAATTGAAATACTTAATACTTTTATGGACAACGGAGATACCGATTCCGATACATTCCGCGATATGTTCACGTATTTTAATAATTTCTTAAAAGCTTTTAATCAGGTTGATGAGCAAGTAATATCAGCATACTTGGTGGTAACAAAGGTCGCAACTGCATTTGCTCATTTGCAAGTTGATAAGGTATATAATTTTGCCGGATTATATGAACAGATATCCGATCCTTCTGCGGTATATGCCGGTATAAAAGACAAGGCGCTTAAAGCGGAATTTTTGCAAAAAATCAAAAATCTCATTCCCGATTGGAGTGATGAATATATAAAACTTTTCCCCGTCATTTTATCATTGGATATATTAAACACGCTTATAGAAGAAGGCTTTGAAGAAAAGGTAAAAAAACTTGTTGAAGAGTGTTTTGAAAATTACAGTGATAATAGGGAGGCAGTGATTTGGCTATTTAAAAATATAGGAAACGAAGCATGGTTTCAAGAGTTGAATATTGACTATGCCCGACAAATTATTGTGCTGATTCATATTCTTGATATTACCTATCGTGAAATTGCCAATAAACGAAATACAACCGAAAACAGAAGAATTAATAAACAAGTGCTTGGTGTATTATTTGGAAAAGATGCATTGCTTGAGAATTTTATTCTCGACTGCGATGAAGATACTGTTACGCGGTTCTACACCTTCATTAATGATATTGTAGATTTGGACCCGAAATTAAAAATGCAGCTTCGTAATAAAATTCTTGAAAAATATAAAGATTTTAAATTCTTTGATACGGAAGAAAAAACGGTTACCGCGCGCGGACTCATTGTTACTGCAAAAATGCTTGAAGCAAAGAAAAAAGAATTACAAGAAATTATTGATATCAAAATTCCTGAAAATTCAAAAGAGATTGGTAAAGCTCTTGAGCTTGGGGACCTTCGTGAAAATGCGGAGTACAAAGCGGCAAGAGAAGAGCAAACACGGTTAAATAACATGGTAACCAGATTGCAAGAAGAAATTGAACGCGCTCAAGTATTTGATCCTACGGCTACGACAATTGGAAAAGTTTCTTTCGGAACAATCGTTGAGTTAAAAAATCATACAAGCGGAGAAAACGAAGTGTATACTATACTTGGCCCATGGGAATCAAACCCCGAAGGCGGTGTTATTTCTTATATGTCGCCGCTTGGGACGAACTTGCTTAATCATAAAAAGGGTGAAAAACTGTCTTTTACTATTAGTGAAGATGAAAAAATTTATGAGATTCTAAACATATCCGCAGCAGAAATCTAA
- a CDS encoding TetR-like C-terminal domain-containing protein, which yields MLKNKDVPQDFLINHITCSFTGMIRWWITNGTKERPEKVAEYFLSLIL from the coding sequence ATATTAAAAAATAAGGATGTTCCGCAGGATTTTTTAATCAACCACATCACGTGCAGTTTTACCGGTATGATTAGGTGGTGGATAACTAATGGAACAAAAGAGCGTCCTGAAAAAGTTGCTGAATATTTTCTTTCGCTTATTTTATAG
- a CDS encoding tetratricopeptide repeat protein: MIARSVQTVLEPVLKLLRHGDLEQARQGLQNILQEDLENPTVLYTLKGVKFWEDRLQQISDIADSFSQGEYIIAQWAPFLTYMKKEGIFSEPIIYALKCYAFTSALRFYGKLLTEDTREQPAEIYRKTGLCYKALGDYDTARECLNFALSKEQDSPPVLAELADAYALAGEIRWAKLYFREAFFKGASKIELPFLESGLINSLIARVASFGYSGKELAEWLPIYGKLDGVLTVKRELRALEIGRLKQSIYSLESELKSGNATEEEKLLKPRLINYYFWLIDHYINISEDKRKIDEILLRIKLIDTSIYNRYVGIA; the protein is encoded by the coding sequence ATGATTGCGCGATCTGTCCAAACAGTGTTGGAACCGGTGCTAAAACTGTTAAGGCACGGAGATCTGGAGCAGGCTCGGCAAGGCTTGCAAAATATTTTGCAAGAGGATCTAGAAAATCCTACGGTTTTATATACCTTAAAAGGGGTAAAATTTTGGGAGGACAGACTGCAACAGATAAGTGATATAGCAGATTCATTTAGCCAGGGTGAATATATTATTGCTCAATGGGCACCTTTTTTAACCTATATGAAAAAGGAAGGGATATTTTCGGAACCTATCATTTACGCGCTAAAATGCTATGCTTTTACCTCTGCTCTAAGATTTTATGGAAAGCTGCTGACAGAGGATACAAGAGAGCAGCCCGCAGAGATATATCGTAAGACAGGTCTTTGCTATAAAGCATTGGGCGATTATGATACGGCACGAGAATGTCTTAATTTTGCTCTTTCAAAAGAGCAGGATTCTCCGCCTGTTTTGGCAGAACTTGCCGATGCCTACGCCCTCGCGGGGGAAATTCGCTGGGCAAAGCTTTATTTTCGCGAGGCCTTTTTCAAAGGTGCTTCAAAAATAGAGTTACCTTTTTTAGAGTCGGGGCTTATTAATAGCCTTATCGCTCGAGTTGCTTCTTTCGGGTATTCCGGTAAAGAGCTTGCCGAATGGTTGCCTATATACGGAAAACTGGATGGAGTGCTTACCGTTAAGCGGGAGTTGAGAGCGCTGGAAATAGGAAGGTTAAAACAGTCAATCTATTCTTTAGAAAGCGAACTAAAAAGCGGAAACGCGACGGAAGAAGAAAAACTGCTTAAGCCGCGACTTATAAATTACTACTTTTGGTTAATTGATCACTATATCAATATCAGTGAAGATAAACGAAAAATCGATGAGATTCTATTAAGGATCAAACTGATCGATACATCAATTTATAATCGCTATGTAGGAATAGCGTAA
- a CDS encoding ketopantoate reductase family protein: MNILIYGAGVIGGYLAHVLCVSGHNVTILARGAWKKTLQEKGLVIRHRLQRKTTIDRPKIIESISSDAKYDAVFAVMQYQQMAEILDDLAAVSSPVVILVGNNMSAQIHEAHILQKTKTPKTVLFGFQATGGKRENGVLHCVRFGDGTLTLGGLHNEADETTKKKVTALFKSGNSAGDSTRNSKRKKYKLTWVNNMDAWYKSHLTLILPIAYLCYHVHCNLRNVNRLQIKQVLDVAGEACGLLKQLSYPILPKGMDAYFKPGAKRIITAALFWVMAKTSIGELAASEHCRHAVTEMESLDAAFDELRKKAADYKMPAFEDLRASIPDWARLHEIYKS; the protein is encoded by the coding sequence ATGAACATATTGATTTACGGTGCGGGAGTTATCGGCGGATATTTGGCGCATGTGCTTTGCGTTTCCGGTCACAATGTTACAATTCTTGCACGCGGGGCTTGGAAAAAAACATTGCAGGAAAAGGGTCTTGTTATTCGCCATCGTCTTCAGCGCAAAACAACGATTGACCGTCCAAAAATTATTGAGAGCATTTCCTCGGATGCGAAATACGATGCGGTTTTTGCGGTAATGCAATACCAACAAATGGCGGAAATATTGGATGACCTTGCCGCCGTGAGTAGCCCTGTGGTTATTTTAGTTGGCAATAATATGTCCGCGCAAATTCACGAAGCTCACATTTTACAAAAAACAAAAACTCCGAAAACAGTGCTCTTCGGTTTTCAGGCAACAGGAGGCAAACGGGAGAACGGCGTCCTTCACTGTGTTCGCTTTGGTGACGGCACGCTTACTCTGGGTGGCTTGCACAATGAAGCCGATGAGACAACAAAGAAAAAAGTTACCGCCTTGTTTAAATCGGGAAATTCAGCCGGAGATTCTACAAGAAATTCTAAAAGAAAAAAATATAAACTGACTTGGGTTAATAATATGGATGCATGGTACAAAAGTCATCTTACATTAATTTTGCCCATTGCCTATCTATGCTACCATGTTCATTGTAATTTGAGGAATGTAAATCGATTGCAAATTAAACAAGTTTTAGATGTTGCCGGCGAGGCTTGCGGCTTATTAAAACAATTATCGTATCCGATTCTTCCGAAAGGCATGGATGCATATTTTAAGCCCGGCGCTAAGCGCATTATAACTGCTGCCTTGTTTTGGGTGATGGCAAAAACAAGCATCGGGGAGCTTGCCGCCTCCGAGCATTGCCGCCATGCCGTTACCGAAATGGAGTCCTTGGATGCAGCCTTTGATGAGCTTCGAAAAAAAGCAGCTGATTATAAAATGCCTGCATTTGAAGATCTTAGAGCTTCCATTCCGGACTGGGCTCGCTTGCACGAAATATATAAGAGCTAA